The Hymenobacter swuensis DY53 genome includes the window ATGATGGCGAACTTGAGCTGGAAGGCGAAGAACAAGATAAACGGAATGGTGGGCGACAACAGCGGGTGCGGGGCCGTGCCCACGTCGCGCAGCAGCGCGAAGGTGAGCGGGTTGCCAATCAGCCCGTGCCAGGAGGTGCCGTAAGCCAGCGAGAAGCCCACAAAGTACCACACCAGCGAAATCACGCCCAGGGCCACAAAGCTTTGCAGCATGGTGGAAATCAGGTTTTTGGGGCGCACCATGCCGCCGTAGAAGAACGACAGACCCGGCGTCATCAGCAGCACGAAGGCCGAGGCCGTGAGCATCCAGGCCACGTCGGCCCCGTTGAGGGCGCTGGCCGATTCGGCCGCCGGGTGCGGCACCGGCACAAAGGCCGCCACGCCGCTCAGCACCAGCAGCACCAGCAGCGCCACCGTACCATAGTTCAGCCTCGATTTAGGAGCAAGAGCAGTTTCCATTGTTCGATTGGGAGTGAAAAGAAGGTGAAGGGAAGCAGCAGGTCCGGCGCAGGCCAGCCCGCCGAAGTCTTAGAACTTGTACACGGCGGCCAGCAGCGCGCCCACGGTGGTTTTGCGGGCAGTGCCGGCTTTATCGGCAAACAGGGGCGCGCCCTGGGTACTGCGGTCCAGGCGCAGCTCCGGAATCAGCGTGAAGCCGTTCTTGCGCAGGTTGGCGGCCAGGGTGGTTGCCAGCACTTCGCCGTCGAAGCCCAGCACGTTGCGGCGGTCGGAGAAGTACTCGGAGCGCAGCGTGAAGCCCAGCCAGGACCGCGGGTCGAGGTTGGCGTAGAAAGCCGAGCCCCACCAGGCCCGGCCGCTCTGCCAGCCGGTTTCGGTGCGCTGCTGGCGATACTGCATGCTGCCGTTGCCGGAAAAGCTCAGCTGCTCCGACAGCGCGTAGGTCAGTACCACATCGGCCTGCTGCAGGCGCAGCGAGTCCTGCTGCCGCCCGCCCTGGTAGTTGAAGTAGGCCTTGATTTTATCGTCGGCGGTGCTAATGGCTACCTGGGCAATAACCGTTTTGGGCAGGTTGCTGGCGCTTTTCAGGTCGGTGGGGTTGGCCACGCCCAGCATCAGCAGGGTTTTGGGCGCCACCTGGTACTCGGCCTTGATGCCCGTGTGGAAGAAAGGCCCGTACGAGAACAGGTAACTCATGCTGTAAGTCCGGTTCAGGTAGGGGTCTACCGATTCATACCCCACGTGGGTGGCCCAACTGCCGCCCGTGAGCTTAAGCTTCTCGGTGAGGGCGTAGGTCAGGAACAGCTGCTTGATGATGAAGCGGGTGTTGGCGTCGGTATAGGAGAATTCCTCGGCCCGCCGCCCGAAGCCCAGGTCGGCCACCAAGCCCACCTTACCCACCGTGTGCTCGCCTTTCAGCGAAATCATGCCCAGCTCAAACGAATTGTGGCTGTTGGTGAAGCTGGTGAGGTTGTTATAAGGCGCCTCGCGCGGATTCTGAAAATTGTACCGGTAATATCCGTCGGCATAACCCGACAGCTTGTAGGGACGAGCCGCGGCAGAATCGGCCGGCGAGGCCGACACAGGCGCGCACAGCACCGCCAATGCAGTAAAAAGCAACATAGAGTCCGGGTTAAGAGTGGCACACTGAAGTGCAGAAACCCGCCCGCCGCAATTGGGCACAGGGTTTCTGATACGCTTACTCTCACTGCCAGCGGCCATCGGACGAACAAGTGCCGGCGCACCCACTCCTCGCCCCGCCACGGGCAGCGTACTCGGGTATTAGGGGAATTATGCTAACTGGTCCTGCAGTACCAGTAAGGGCCTGTGCGTAACGGGCCTCACCTCACGAGCCAGGGTGGGATGGTACCTGGGGAGGGTGTTCAGAGCAGTATCGACAGCAACCAGACGCTTGCGCGCAGAACAGGCTATGTCTTGATTATAAAGCCAATATATATAAAACTATATTATAAATACAACAATACCCCCTCTAAAACATAGGCATATTTTAATTATTAGCTACAATTACCATCTTACCCTCCCCTCTTTTTGAAGGCTATTTTTCAAAAAAATAAATCTTTGACATCACTACTCTACCCCAGCTGGATAAACCATTGAGCCCTATAATTGCCCGGTCACAACATCAGGCGGCACGCAAAAGCCCCCAGCATCGGTACGGACGCTGGGGGCTTGGTATTCATCAGGAAAAAATGGGGCGGCGGGCCAGACCGGCTCCGCAGCCGCTATGCTTCGTAGCGTAGCTCGCCGGCACCTACGCGCAATACCACGTCGGTTTCCGGGGTGATGCGGCCGGCTACCTGGGCCTGGTAGCCCTGGACGCGCAGGGTTTCGGCTACGGCTTCGGCCTGCTCGGGCTCCGTTACGAGCAGCATGCCGTTGCCCATATTCCAGTAGAGATAGGCTTCCGTGGGCGTAATGCCAGCCAGCTCGGCCAGCTGCTGCATAGCGGGCAGGGGGGCGAACAGGTTGTCGAGCTCCGCTCCTACCCCGCTTTTGAGCACGCGCCGGAAGTTATCGGCAATACCGCCGCCGGTGATGTGCGCCGCCGCATGCAGGGGCAGGCCCGCATCGAGCACCGCCGCCACGCCCGGCGCGAAAATGAGCGAGGGAGCCAGCATTACCTCGCCCCAGGTGTTGGCGTTGGCGGTGGTCAGTTGCTGGTTGCTGGCCTCATCCGCTTCCCCATGCGTACCCGCTGCCTGGCTATACGGCGCTTCGTGCCACTTCTCCCCGAAGGCTTTGGTGAGGGCGCGGCGGGCCAGGGAGTAGCCGTTGGAGCGGAACGAGGGCGAGTAAAGCGCCACCACGGCCTGTCCGGCCCGCACGTTGGCCCCGCTCAAGGGGCGCTCCAAACTAGGGTGCAGCACCCCTACGGCCGTGGAGCACCAGTTAAAGTTCATTTTGGCGCCGGGGTAGCCGCCGATGCGGTTGCCCAGCTCGGCAATTTCCCCGCCTGTTACGGCAATCTGGCTGAACTGCGCGGCGTCGTGCAGGCCGCGCATCAGCTCGTCCACCACCTCGTAATTGAGGGTATTCACGTCGATGATGTTCGAGAGG containing:
- a CDS encoding outer membrane beta-barrel protein: MLLFTALAVLCAPVSASPADSAAARPYKLSGYADGYYRYNFQNPREAPYNNLTSFTNSHNSFELGMISLKGEHTVGKVGLVADLGFGRRAEEFSYTDANTRFIIKQLFLTYALTEKLKLTGGSWATHVGYESVDPYLNRTYSMSYLFSYGPFFHTGIKAEYQVAPKTLLMLGVANPTDLKSASNLPKTVIAQVAISTADDKIKAYFNYQGGRQQDSLRLQQADVVLTYALSEQLSFSGNGSMQYRQQRTETGWQSGRAWWGSAFYANLDPRSWLGFTLRSEYFSDRRNVLGFDGEVLATTLAANLRKNGFTLIPELRLDRSTQGAPLFADKAGTARKTTVGALLAAVYKF
- a CDS encoding AIR synthase-related protein; amino-acid sequence: MSSDFKATAGYSIEEGNAASKNAYHWAQKTFSTRAGKPGEPAQDLAGGFSNEIRFGAERLGIGSDGIGTKIEVAERLDRYDTLGYDLIAMVADDLIVAGFVPTNLSNIIDVNTLNYEVVDELMRGLHDAAQFSQIAVTGGEIAELGNRIGGYPGAKMNFNWCSTAVGVLHPSLERPLSGANVRAGQAVVALYSPSFRSNGYSLARRALTKAFGEKWHEAPYSQAAGTHGEADEASNQQLTTANANTWGEVMLAPSLIFAPGVAAVLDAGLPLHAAAHITGGGIADNFRRVLKSGVGAELDNLFAPLPAMQQLAELAGITPTEAYLYWNMGNGMLLVTEPEQAEAVAETLRVQGYQAQVAGRITPETDVVLRVGAGELRYEA